In the genome of Bdellovibrio bacteriovorus, one region contains:
- the tmk gene encoding dTMP kinase: protein MKFLVFEGLDGSGKSSLMRALEGELARRGVAFQRTREPGGTPLGDEIRNMILRTEGPSPLPRTELLLYEASRAQHVEQVIRPALAKGTWVLCDRFTASSVAFQGGGRDISEKDVMTLNDFATGGLKADLTILLDLSVEESRSRRQGRGAANGESEDRIESEADSFHEKVRQSFLKQARAEASSWLVLNAQETPEVLFQQLLKALAEKNILK, encoded by the coding sequence ATGAAATTTTTGGTTTTTGAAGGATTGGATGGCTCTGGGAAGAGCTCCTTGATGCGGGCCCTTGAAGGGGAGTTGGCGCGTCGTGGAGTGGCTTTTCAACGCACTCGTGAACCAGGCGGAACACCTCTTGGGGATGAAATTCGCAATATGATTCTTCGTACGGAAGGGCCTTCGCCACTTCCACGCACTGAACTTCTTTTGTATGAAGCAAGTCGCGCTCAACACGTCGAACAAGTGATCCGTCCAGCTTTGGCCAAAGGAACTTGGGTGCTTTGTGATCGCTTCACCGCAAGCTCTGTGGCCTTCCAAGGTGGCGGTCGTGATATTTCCGAAAAAGACGTGATGACTTTAAATGACTTCGCTACGGGCGGGCTTAAAGCCGATCTGACCATTCTTTTGGATCTTTCTGTCGAAGAGTCTCGTTCGCGCCGTCAAGGCCGAGGTGCTGCTAACGGAGAAAGTGAAGACCGCATTGAATCTGAAGCAGATTCCTTTCATGAAAAAGTGCGCCAGTCTTTTTTAAAGCAAGCTCGCGCTGAAGCGTCTTCATGGCTTGTGCTCAATGCCCAAGAAACTCCCGAAGTTCTTTTCCAACAACTTCTGAAGGCTTTGGCCGAAAAGAATATTTTGAAATAG
- a CDS encoding ATP-binding protein, whose protein sequence is MARLLDFVLGHQDIIAKLVASFEQGKPGQTYLFVGPAGIGKKLTAKGLAQALACPQSPRGCGKCPSCFRMAQGTHEGLKVIEPSGAQIKMEQAREVIEFLSLKSLSGNRVIIIDQAQNLNPQAANSLLKTLEEPPEGTFFFLIAPSVAGLMQTIRSRSRIVQFKPLTSEDLQKKVKAPAWALRAARGSFEKLAQLQEGPELELRQKSVEMLNLFLTDADFLLNETWRTEFKDRAQGQRLISYWVSFMKDAIYLQEGAKTQITNLDQAPIIKTLAEYNREFLLALMQKSLQVEQSFGANRDPQLVMEEFFITHRP, encoded by the coding sequence ATGGCTCGACTGCTCGATTTCGTCTTAGGACATCAAGATATTATCGCAAAGCTCGTCGCTTCCTTTGAACAGGGAAAGCCCGGGCAGACGTATCTTTTTGTCGGACCTGCGGGCATTGGAAAAAAGCTCACCGCCAAAGGCTTGGCGCAAGCACTGGCATGCCCACAAAGTCCTCGTGGTTGCGGCAAATGTCCATCGTGTTTTCGAATGGCGCAAGGAACTCATGAAGGTCTAAAAGTCATTGAGCCTTCCGGAGCGCAAATCAAGATGGAACAAGCCCGCGAGGTGATTGAGTTCCTCAGTCTGAAAAGTCTTTCCGGAAATCGCGTGATCATCATCGATCAAGCGCAGAATTTAAATCCGCAGGCCGCGAACTCCTTGTTAAAAACTCTGGAAGAACCACCTGAAGGAACCTTCTTCTTTTTGATCGCTCCGAGTGTTGCAGGTTTGATGCAAACCATTCGCTCGCGTTCTCGCATTGTACAGTTCAAACCTTTGACGTCGGAAGATCTTCAGAAAAAAGTGAAGGCGCCAGCTTGGGCTTTGCGTGCGGCTCGTGGAAGTTTCGAGAAGCTTGCGCAGTTGCAAGAAGGCCCTGAATTAGAGCTTCGTCAAAAATCCGTCGAGATGTTGAACTTGTTTTTGACGGACGCGGATTTTCTTTTGAATGAAACTTGGCGCACGGAATTCAAAGATCGTGCGCAAGGGCAGCGTCTGATTTCTTACTGGGTCAGCTTTATGAAGGATGCTATCTATCTTCAAGAAGGTGCTAAAACTCAGATCACGAATCTGGATCAGGCGCCGATCATTAAGACCTTGGCCGAATACAACCGCGAATTCTTGTTGGCTTTAATGCAGAAGTCCCTGCAGGTAGAGCAGTCCTTTGGCGCCAACCGTGATCCTCAATTGGTTATGGAAGAGTTCTTTATTACCCATCGTCCCTAG
- a CDS encoding TatD family hydrolase: MEWIDIHAHLNMLEEGVEAAIANAKAAGVRKIITIGTEPGDHPIVLDIARKYYPDVYCTLGVHPHDGKVYTEEAGRFIEEHSSEPCVVAIGEIGLDYYYDQSPREQQKEAFRAQLEIAKRTKLPIEIHTRDAEEDTIEILKEFKGEVTGLVHCFTGTEWLAKQALDVGLNISISGVVTFKNADSLRATVKMLPLDRIHVETDAPFLAPIPMRGKKNTPAYVVHTAKFVAELKGISEEQLCEQTRINALKMFPKIKW, encoded by the coding sequence ATGGAATGGATTGATATTCACGCTCATTTAAACATGCTCGAAGAGGGCGTCGAAGCTGCGATTGCCAATGCAAAAGCTGCCGGCGTTCGTAAAATCATCACTATTGGTACCGAGCCTGGTGATCATCCCATCGTTTTGGACATCGCCCGTAAGTATTATCCCGATGTGTATTGCACGTTGGGAGTTCATCCTCATGACGGAAAAGTTTATACCGAAGAAGCGGGCCGCTTCATTGAAGAACATTCCAGTGAACCTTGCGTGGTTGCGATTGGGGAAATCGGTTTAGATTATTACTATGACCAATCACCTCGCGAACAGCAGAAAGAAGCTTTCCGCGCGCAGTTGGAAATCGCGAAACGCACGAAACTTCCAATTGAAATTCACACGCGTGATGCGGAAGAAGACACGATTGAGATCTTGAAAGAATTTAAAGGCGAAGTGACGGGTCTTGTTCACTGCTTTACGGGAACGGAGTGGCTTGCGAAGCAGGCTTTGGATGTGGGGCTCAATATTTCCATCAGTGGAGTTGTGACTTTCAAAAACGCCGACAGTCTTCGCGCGACGGTGAAGATGTTGCCGCTGGATCGTATTCACGTTGAAACCGATGCTCCTTTCTTAGCACCTATTCCTATGCGCGGAAAAAAGAATACACCGGCTTACGTCGTTCATACGGCGAAGTTCGTGGCTGAACTCAAAGGCATTTCTGAGGAACAGCTCTGCGAGCAAACGCGTATCAATGCTCTGAAGATGTTCCCCAAAATAAAATGGTAG
- a CDS encoding S1 family peptidase, with amino-acid sequence MKKSLFLFTASTMLIACSPDISSHDALTSAPGTSVIGGQPITERTTEASRSVILVEMTNRFGQGLGFCTGTLIGPHTVLTAGHCFDKQRLPSLSGVNIIFTTKKYSMYQRSAVARKASDWEIHPDYNSTKKLYDHDIAVVRFEVSIPDGFQPVDFDTDRRTDYSNEEVYVYGYGRSKDYTGRKNQDIYAYLGQLHRGILKIDSSYHRSDDRYWTVSGADTSICQGDSGGPQFYHKEGVLKIIGVNSAVLGPKLANGQYSCMGITQATKVGAASDWIIKAIDKMN; translated from the coding sequence TTGAAAAAGTCACTGTTTCTATTCACAGCATCCACGATGCTCATCGCCTGCTCGCCTGATATCAGTTCCCACGACGCTCTGACATCAGCGCCAGGCACATCCGTCATTGGCGGTCAGCCCATCACGGAAAGAACAACCGAGGCTTCGCGCAGTGTGATTCTTGTTGAGATGACAAATCGCTTTGGCCAAGGCTTAGGTTTTTGTACGGGCACATTGATCGGGCCCCACACGGTCTTAACGGCAGGGCACTGTTTCGATAAACAGCGCCTGCCGTCCCTTTCCGGAGTGAACATCATCTTCACGACGAAAAAATATTCTATGTATCAGCGCTCCGCGGTCGCTCGCAAAGCCAGCGACTGGGAAATTCATCCCGACTATAACAGCACTAAAAAATTATATGACCATGACATCGCCGTGGTTCGCTTTGAAGTCTCTATACCCGATGGATTTCAGCCGGTGGATTTCGATACTGACAGACGTACCGACTACTCTAATGAAGAAGTCTATGTGTATGGCTATGGACGCTCGAAAGATTATACGGGAAGAAAAAACCAGGACATCTATGCTTATCTTGGTCAGCTTCATCGTGGCATCTTGAAGATTGATTCTTCCTACCATCGCTCCGACGATCGCTATTGGACTGTCAGCGGTGCCGACACCTCTATCTGCCAAGGCGATTCCGGTGGACCGCAGTTTTATCATAAAGAGGGCGTACTAAAAATTATCGGAGTAAATTCGGCCGTGCTTGGGCCTAAACTCGCCAACGGACAGTATAGCTGTATGGGTATAACTCAAGCCACAAAAGTCGGTGCGGCTTCAGATTGGATCATCAAAGCCATCGACAAAATGAACTAA
- the tpx gene encoding thiol peroxidase, with protein sequence MASITLKGNPVKTTGELPAKGTTVKDFKLVKNDLSEVSLANFAGKKKVLNIFPSVDTGTCAASVRKFNQEAAKLNNTVVLNISADLPFAQARFCGAEGIKNCETVSSFRSGFGKEWGLQIEDSPLAGLLSRAVVVLSEDNKVLHCEQVSEIVNEPNYEAALAAVVS encoded by the coding sequence ATGGCGAGTATCACTCTTAAAGGAAACCCAGTGAAAACAACTGGAGAGCTTCCGGCAAAAGGCACAACAGTAAAAGATTTTAAACTTGTGAAAAACGATCTTTCAGAAGTATCCCTAGCCAATTTCGCAGGCAAAAAGAAAGTTCTTAATATTTTTCCAAGCGTAGACACAGGCACATGTGCGGCGTCTGTTAGAAAATTCAATCAAGAAGCGGCGAAATTAAACAACACGGTTGTTTTGAATATCTCTGCCGATCTTCCATTTGCTCAAGCGCGTTTCTGTGGCGCTGAAGGCATCAAGAACTGTGAAACCGTATCGTCATTCCGCAGCGGTTTTGGTAAAGAGTGGGGATTGCAAATCGAAGATTCTCCATTGGCGGGGCTTCTTTCTAGAGCCGTCGTGGTTCTATCCGAGGACAACAAAGTTCTTCACTGCGAACAGGTATCTGAAATCGTGAATGAACCGAACTACGAAGCGGCTTTGGCAGCAGTGGTTTCTTAG
- a CDS encoding beta-sandwich domain-containing protein, whose amino-acid sequence MKAFTKTLMAMSLLTSHLAQASGIEDLPGFDEETTQTPAPVLTPAVPTQNTQASNLLAGSVSINSISRKSNGTLYTVDLKQALSLVRIDLRVTAQKLKLHRVTLVTDTGARVNTRQLENSDVLEAGNVLSSETLNQSDRVVSIEVVAESYGAEANILLTAIADREVPVMKLRTVTAPVQPTRPTPPAPPTPQRPDSTRPPVYQDTRLNRGDDVISGPFSDGKYYFGKVVEIFNNGQILVRDNDDGKSYTRNSNIVSKRVRCDVSGVYCQGVRVLSGPFTDNKFYTGVIHSVYVNGLVFVTDDDDGKVYRRETKIIALASKCAASGHCAGDNVISGPFSGKYYNGVVEGGYSNGLIAVRDADDGKVYYRNASVVLKSLRCDQASGLCINTEVISGPFTNNKYYSGVITGIYSNGVIYVRDHDDGKVYARKASDLSKRLRCEQKKGLCEGARVVSGPYRNGTYYAGTVVRIYANGLIQVRDDDDGKIYDRKASELSGIRN is encoded by the coding sequence ATGAAAGCGTTTACAAAAACGCTAATGGCGATGTCTTTGCTGACGTCCCACTTAGCGCAAGCCTCAGGTATTGAAGATCTTCCCGGTTTCGATGAAGAAACCACCCAAACCCCGGCCCCGGTGCTAACCCCGGCGGTGCCCACACAAAATACGCAAGCATCGAATCTGCTTGCGGGCTCTGTGTCGATCAACTCGATTTCAAGAAAGTCAAACGGAACTCTTTATACAGTGGACTTGAAGCAGGCGCTGTCTTTAGTTCGTATCGACTTACGAGTCACCGCGCAGAAGTTGAAATTGCACCGAGTGACGTTGGTTACTGATACGGGCGCTCGCGTGAATACAAGACAGTTAGAAAATTCGGATGTGTTAGAGGCTGGGAATGTGCTCTCTTCCGAAACTTTAAATCAAAGTGACCGTGTGGTTTCAATTGAAGTTGTGGCTGAATCCTATGGAGCTGAAGCCAATATTCTTTTGACGGCGATTGCGGATAGGGAAGTACCCGTCATGAAACTTCGCACTGTCACGGCACCCGTACAACCTACGCGTCCCACGCCACCAGCGCCACCGACGCCGCAAAGACCGGATTCCACTCGGCCACCGGTTTATCAGGACACGCGCCTGAATCGCGGTGACGATGTGATCTCGGGCCCTTTCTCTGATGGAAAATACTACTTTGGGAAAGTTGTCGAGATATTCAATAACGGCCAAATCCTAGTGCGCGATAACGATGATGGAAAATCGTACACACGAAATTCCAATATCGTCAGCAAGCGAGTTCGCTGTGATGTTTCTGGTGTTTACTGTCAGGGCGTGAGAGTGTTGTCAGGGCCTTTCACTGATAACAAGTTTTATACGGGAGTGATTCACTCAGTATATGTCAACGGTCTGGTTTTTGTGACGGACGATGATGATGGAAAAGTCTATCGTCGTGAAACCAAAATCATCGCGTTGGCTTCTAAGTGTGCGGCTTCAGGACACTGTGCTGGTGACAACGTGATCTCGGGTCCTTTCAGCGGAAAGTACTACAATGGTGTTGTCGAGGGTGGTTATTCAAATGGCTTGATTGCCGTGAGAGATGCTGACGATGGAAAGGTTTACTACCGCAATGCCTCAGTGGTTCTTAAATCTTTACGCTGCGATCAGGCATCGGGTCTTTGCATAAATACGGAAGTCATCTCTGGCCCATTTACGAATAACAAATATTATTCGGGTGTCATCACTGGAATCTATTCTAACGGAGTCATTTACGTTCGTGACCATGACGACGGCAAGGTTTACGCACGCAAAGCTTCAGATCTTTCTAAGCGTCTTCGCTGTGAACAGAAGAAAGGTCTTTGCGAGGGCGCCCGCGTTGTATCGGGTCCGTATCGCAATGGAACCTATTATGCCGGAACAGTTGTTAGAATTTACGCTAACGGTCTGATCCAAGTGCGTGATGATGACGATGGCAAGATATACGACCGTAAAGCCTCTGAGTTGTCTGGCATTAGAAACTAA
- a CDS encoding beta-sandwich domain-containing protein: protein MNRRLIVTMLAALSVVQNSAYAQTIDDLPGFDDMDITPTVPVDQTPVVTTPVEQKPVDTAPVQTQYAGSASLNSIPRKSGGTLHTLKLSQALTLLRLDLRVTNSKVKVHKTSLVTEQGQKIDVRQLSQTDVLTTGSLSSSENLTANSRIAAIEILAESYSAEADVMVTAIASDAVPKMTVSVEQIAQPVEPTRPSTPSVPQAPPPPGATRPDPYRPPVYEDNIIRVGDEVLYARSYPGVVTYISGTEVRVRLNGYGETRAGTSDIAKSVRCLKGICVGDEGLYGGSYKGTVVKMYSNALMTVRLQAYGNSIVAMRDFAKAQRCLGTICQGDAGLYAGAYRASVLGAFDNGMLELRINGSVSIAMARDFSKSSSCNRERTMCAGADILYAGSYPGRALEFYDNGMMSFQLDGYSGSSSSYTRDVAYSVRDSRIGRTYLYSGYYRATVIAVYSNGMARVALAGYSGSSIVRASDLR from the coding sequence ATGAACCGTCGTCTGATTGTAACAATGCTTGCGGCATTAAGTGTGGTGCAGAACTCTGCTTATGCTCAAACTATTGATGATCTTCCGGGCTTTGATGATATGGATATCACTCCCACAGTCCCTGTCGATCAGACTCCGGTCGTTACGACGCCTGTTGAACAGAAGCCGGTTGATACGGCTCCGGTACAAACCCAGTATGCGGGTTCGGCTTCATTAAATTCAATTCCGCGCAAGTCAGGCGGCACCCTTCACACTTTAAAACTTTCTCAAGCTTTGACTTTGCTTCGTCTTGATTTGCGAGTCACGAACAGCAAGGTGAAAGTTCATAAAACTTCTTTGGTGACTGAGCAAGGTCAAAAGATTGACGTACGCCAGCTTTCACAAACCGACGTTTTGACGACAGGATCTTTATCCTCTTCAGAAAATTTGACAGCAAACTCTCGCATCGCCGCCATTGAAATCTTGGCAGAATCTTATTCGGCTGAAGCCGACGTGATGGTCACAGCCATCGCGAGTGATGCGGTTCCAAAAATGACGGTGTCTGTAGAGCAGATAGCACAACCTGTGGAGCCGACACGTCCGTCAACACCGTCGGTGCCACAAGCTCCGCCACCTCCAGGAGCGACTCGTCCAGATCCGTATCGTCCACCGGTTTATGAAGACAATATCATCCGCGTTGGCGACGAAGTTCTTTATGCGCGATCTTACCCGGGCGTGGTGACATATATCTCAGGAACAGAAGTTCGTGTACGCCTTAATGGTTACGGTGAGACTCGAGCTGGGACGAGTGATATAGCTAAATCAGTGCGTTGCTTAAAGGGCATCTGTGTGGGTGATGAAGGACTGTATGGCGGCTCGTACAAAGGCACCGTCGTTAAAATGTATTCGAATGCACTTATGACAGTTCGTTTGCAAGCTTATGGCAATTCTATTGTGGCGATGCGCGATTTCGCAAAAGCGCAACGCTGCCTAGGTACAATTTGTCAGGGTGATGCCGGTCTGTATGCCGGAGCTTATCGCGCCAGTGTTCTTGGGGCTTTCGACAACGGAATGCTTGAACTAAGAATCAACGGTTCTGTGAGCATCGCGATGGCAAGAGATTTTTCGAAGTCATCTTCTTGCAACCGCGAACGCACGATGTGCGCGGGAGCAGACATCCTTTATGCCGGCAGCTACCCGGGCCGTGCTTTGGAATTCTATGATAACGGCATGATGTCCTTCCAACTGGATGGATACAGTGGATCCAGCTCAAGTTACACGCGTGATGTTGCTTACTCTGTGCGCGACAGTCGAATCGGCAGAACTTACCTGTACTCCGGTTATTATCGTGCGACGGTGATTGCGGTGTATTCAAACGGCATGGCGCGAGTGGCTTTGGCCGGTTATTCCGGTTCCAGCATCGTGAGAGCAAGTGATTTAAGATAA
- a CDS encoding beta-sandwich domain-containing protein, with protein MKKKLVLGSLVVVSVVQYASPAFANKEIIGNIIGGVIGGGIGTQIGKGNGNKAAIIIGAIAGTMIGGKLGRDMDEADRRACEEAQRRALRNRLGEREDWDGRRHGGRSGARGSVTTTREGYNNRTGEYCREYNSVIYLNNRSEETRGIACSRPDGSWYEVRETEVRFGGRGGNGGGYGPGRQEPSRPPRYPEVPSRPMPPPPPSSYQARYEGSARIVNVTRRSGGEWVRVTLRQPLTLEQIEVHALAAGVRIHEAVLYTDRNDRIQIRQLTQTGTIYSGGAVISERLNLNDRVQVIDLRAESMGGSADIIVKAISNEAYPSLSGSRY; from the coding sequence ATGAAAAAGAAACTGGTTCTTGGTTCGTTGGTAGTCGTATCCGTAGTGCAATACGCTAGCCCGGCGTTTGCGAATAAAGAAATCATCGGAAACATCATCGGTGGTGTGATCGGTGGTGGTATCGGTACACAAATCGGTAAAGGCAATGGAAATAAAGCTGCCATCATCATCGGCGCCATCGCTGGTACAATGATTGGTGGTAAATTGGGTCGTGACATGGACGAAGCAGATCGTCGCGCTTGTGAAGAAGCTCAACGCCGTGCTCTTCGCAATCGTTTGGGTGAGCGTGAAGACTGGGATGGTCGCCGTCACGGTGGTCGTTCAGGCGCTCGCGGTTCTGTGACAACAACTCGTGAAGGTTATAACAACCGCACGGGTGAATACTGCCGTGAATACAACTCGGTTATTTACTTGAACAACCGTTCAGAAGAAACTCGCGGTATCGCGTGCTCTCGTCCGGATGGTTCATGGTATGAAGTGCGTGAAACTGAAGTTCGCTTCGGTGGTCGCGGTGGCAACGGTGGTGGTTACGGTCCAGGTCGTCAAGAGCCTTCAAGACCTCCACGTTACCCTGAGGTTCCTTCACGTCCAATGCCTCCACCTCCTCCATCTTCATACCAAGCTCGTTATGAAGGTTCGGCTCGTATCGTGAATGTAACTCGTCGTTCTGGTGGCGAATGGGTGCGTGTGACTTTAAGACAACCATTGACGCTTGAGCAGATCGAAGTTCACGCGTTGGCTGCCGGCGTAAGAATCCACGAAGCGGTTCTTTACACTGACAGAAACGACCGTATCCAGATCCGTCAGTTGACTCAAACAGGCACGATCTACTCTGGTGGAGCTGTCATTTCTGAAAGATTGAACTTAAATGACCGCGTCCAAGTGATCGATCTTCGCGCTGAGTCTATGGGCGGAAGTGCAGATATCATCGTGAAAGCTATCTCGAATGAGGCTTATCCGTCACTGAGCGGTTCTCGCTACTAG
- the gap gene encoding type I glyceraldehyde-3-phosphate dehydrogenase: MSKLRVGINGFGRIGRVLFRAGYEQFEVVGINSLDSIEGNAHLLKYDSAHGIFPGEVSVSGHDLVVNGKKIHVSKTRNPAEIPWKDWGVDLVLECTGAFKDKAEFMQHITAGAKRVLVSGPAEKGADLTMVYGINHESYDPSKHHVVSNASCTTNCLAPLAKVLNESFGIEHGTMMTVHSYTNDQKILDAPHKDLRRARAAAVSMIPTTTGAAKNVGLVLPELKGRIDGISIRVPTPNVSLVDFTFTAKKDVTKESVNEALIAASQGALKGVLAVEHNELVSVDFNGNKHSSIVDLASTMVVGPRMVKVLSWYDNETGFSNRMVDVAHYMAKKGL; this comes from the coding sequence ATGTCTAAATTGCGTGTTGGTATCAACGGTTTTGGTCGTATCGGTCGCGTTCTTTTCCGTGCAGGTTATGAACAATTTGAAGTTGTCGGAATTAACTCTTTAGATAGCATTGAAGGTAATGCTCATCTTTTGAAGTATGACTCTGCTCACGGCATCTTCCCGGGCGAAGTCTCTGTTTCTGGCCATGACCTTGTGGTGAACGGCAAAAAAATCCACGTTTCTAAAACTCGCAACCCCGCAGAAATTCCTTGGAAAGACTGGGGAGTAGACTTGGTTCTTGAGTGCACAGGCGCATTCAAAGATAAGGCAGAGTTCATGCAACACATCACGGCGGGTGCAAAACGCGTGTTGGTTTCAGGCCCTGCAGAAAAAGGCGCGGATCTAACAATGGTTTACGGTATCAACCACGAATCTTACGATCCTTCAAAACACCACGTAGTTTCTAATGCGTCTTGCACGACAAACTGCTTGGCTCCTTTGGCAAAAGTATTGAATGAATCTTTCGGTATCGAGCACGGCACAATGATGACAGTTCACTCTTACACGAACGATCAAAAAATCTTAGATGCTCCTCACAAAGATCTTCGTCGCGCACGTGCCGCAGCTGTCAGCATGATTCCGACAACAACAGGTGCTGCGAAAAACGTGGGCTTGGTATTGCCAGAGTTGAAAGGTCGTATCGACGGTATTTCTATTCGCGTTCCAACTCCGAACGTGTCTTTGGTGGATTTCACGTTCACTGCTAAAAAAGACGTCACAAAAGAATCTGTGAACGAAGCGTTGATCGCGGCTTCTCAAGGCGCTTTGAAAGGCGTTTTGGCAGTAGAGCACAATGAACTTGTCAGCGTTGATTTCAACGGCAACAAACATTCTTCTATCGTAGACCTTGCTTCCACAATGGTTGTAGGTCCTCGTATGGTGAAAGTTCTTTCTTGGTATGACAACGAAACAGGCTTCTCAAACCGCATGGTGGACGTAGCTCACTACATGGCTAAGAAGGGTCTATAG
- a CDS encoding phosphoglycerate kinase, whose amino-acid sequence MANGLKGIKTVRDFELEGKVVFLRLDLNVPMENGKITDENRITASLPTIKYCMEKGAKLVMASHLGRPKTKDDKEFSLEPVAKRLQELLSAEVILVEDPDSDAPKHLLQSLKKNQLILLENVRFEEGETKDSIEFAQKIANYSDIYINDAFGASHRAHATIHALPSVMKDKGIGFLIEKEITMLDSLLQNPKRPYLALMGGSKVSDKIAVIERLMDVVDGFIIGGAMAYTFLKAQGISVGKSLVENDKLKYAKEMIERIEARNKTILLPVDHVTTKSFGDTASARTTKDVVIADDELAVDIGPKTIQNYSTALREAGTIFWNGPMGVFETPAFAKGTFGVAQAIAESNAIKIVGGGDSAAAAEASGFADKMTHISTGGGASLEYLQGDKLPGLEILRAKR is encoded by the coding sequence ATGGCTAACGGTCTTAAGGGTATTAAAACAGTTCGTGACTTTGAACTTGAAGGAAAAGTTGTTTTCCTTCGTTTGGATTTGAACGTTCCAATGGAGAACGGCAAAATCACGGATGAAAATCGTATCACGGCGTCTTTGCCGACGATTAAGTATTGCATGGAGAAAGGTGCGAAGCTTGTTATGGCTTCTCACTTAGGCCGTCCGAAAACTAAAGACGACAAAGAGTTTTCTCTAGAGCCTGTGGCAAAACGCCTGCAAGAGCTTTTGAGTGCCGAAGTTATCTTGGTTGAAGACCCGGATTCAGATGCTCCTAAGCATCTTTTGCAATCTTTGAAAAAGAACCAGTTGATCCTTTTAGAAAACGTGCGTTTTGAAGAAGGGGAGACGAAAGACTCTATCGAGTTCGCCCAAAAGATCGCCAATTACAGCGATATCTACATCAACGATGCGTTTGGGGCTTCTCACCGTGCGCACGCGACAATCCATGCTCTTCCATCAGTGATGAAAGACAAAGGCATTGGCTTCTTGATCGAAAAAGAAATCACGATGCTGGATTCATTGTTGCAAAATCCGAAACGCCCTTACTTGGCTTTGATGGGTGGTTCTAAAGTTTCTGATAAGATCGCGGTTATCGAAAGATTGATGGACGTTGTTGACGGCTTCATCATCGGTGGTGCGATGGCTTATACTTTCTTAAAAGCTCAAGGCATCTCTGTCGGTAAATCTTTGGTGGAAAACGACAAGTTGAAATACGCAAAAGAAATGATTGAGCGTATTGAGGCTCGTAATAAAACGATTCTTCTGCCAGTTGATCACGTGACGACAAAATCTTTTGGCGACACGGCGAGTGCGCGCACAACGAAAGATGTTGTCATTGCGGACGACGAGTTGGCCGTAGATATCGGTCCAAAAACGATTCAAAACTACTCGACAGCTCTTCGCGAAGCGGGAACTATTTTCTGGAACGGTCCTATGGGCGTTTTTGAAACTCCGGCTTTTGCCAAAGGGACATTCGGTGTGGCTCAAGCTATTGCGGAAAGCAACGCGATTAAAATCGTCGGTGGCGGTGACTCTGCAGCGGCAGCGGAAGCTTCAGGTTTTGCTGACAAGATGACTCATATTTCGACAGGCGGTGGGGCTTCTCTTGAATATCTTCAAGGGGACAAGCTTCCAGGTCTTGAGATCCTAAGAGCGAAAAGATAG
- a CDS encoding MAPEG family protein yields the protein MNLFSSQIHLALPYLGILVLMYFALTVNVIRNRWKHRVGLGSGQNSIMEQVIRIHGNFGEYVPFLSLVLIVLEFNKATPVFLHTYWILLILSRVAHAWGLWGSRSVSRGRTLGMTLTGVVMLGSSVMLFVQFFK from the coding sequence ATGAATTTATTTTCTTCCCAGATCCATCTTGCACTTCCTTATTTGGGCATTTTGGTTCTGATGTATTTTGCCCTGACCGTGAACGTAATCCGCAATCGCTGGAAACACCGTGTGGGATTGGGATCAGGGCAAAATTCAATTATGGAGCAGGTCATACGTATTCACGGAAATTTCGGTGAATACGTGCCCTTTCTGTCATTGGTTCTGATTGTGCTAGAATTCAACAAAGCAACACCAGTCTTTCTTCACACTTACTGGATTCTTTTAATCCTTTCACGGGTAGCCCATGCGTGGGGACTTTGGGGTTCACGTTCTGTCAGTCGTGGTCGCACTTTAGGGATGACGCTGACGGGAGTGGTGATGCTGGGTTCTTCGGTGATGTTGTTCGTTCAATTTTTTAAATAG